A stretch of the Acidilobus sp. 7A genome encodes the following:
- a CDS encoding MFS transporter, protein MERVEELGSRIDASRWTRAHTLIFTSTSLGMLIWGLEAAIGPAGYLVFHRSLLFLIAYYALDFIGDIAIGRLSDTRLARKGAFYLTMSLIGAGIIILGVDIALTGGSGLTAVLVGLVGAALMKVGIEGEVPVSLSFLAESAPASARNRVLVLSPNFNNIGSALGAAVLYLTYTASNSYVYAALALIVVTAVALALTLAVRLAMPESARWLLEKGMRDRALREASRLASQPASSVSSVTPTVGLGGRYAFLVALGVSQYLTFGLMAYTIAYFYYHGATTYFIMLVASLGAAIAGIPAALLPDIMDTRNFTLLAYGGGLASMILIAAAFLAMGSHGFLALFYPLLFLNMVFSELAWAVRTVYEPVLFPTSIRATMIGLVRAVPIVAYDVSLYVTSAWDEWQFMVFNLGFWGLGAAAAVAWRLIGYDTRRALLESASSPRPGTRPGAL, encoded by the coding sequence TTGGAGAGGGTCGAGGAGCTCGGCTCAAGGATAGACGCCTCCAGGTGGACCAGGGCACACACCCTCATATTCACATCGACAAGCCTGGGCATGTTGATATGGGGGCTCGAGGCCGCCATAGGGCCCGCCGGGTACCTTGTATTTCACAGGAGCCTGCTCTTCCTCATAGCCTACTACGCCCTTGACTTCATAGGGGACATAGCTATTGGAAGGCTCTCTGACACCAGGCTCGCGAGGAAGGGGGCCTTCTACCTAACCATGTCCCTCATAGGGGCCGGCATAATCATCCTAGGCGTTGACATAGCTCTCACGGGGGGCAGCGGCCTCACCGCCGTGCTCGTGGGGCTCGTTGGGGCGGCCCTCATGAAGGTCGGCATAGAGGGCGAGGTGCCCGTCTCGCTCTCGTTCCTAGCTGAGAGCGCGCCGGCCTCTGCCAGGAACAGGGTTCTCGTGCTCTCGCCCAACTTCAACAACATAGGCTCGGCGCTCGGCGCCGCTGTGCTCTACCTTACTTACACCGCCAGCAACTCCTACGTCTACGCGGCCCTCGCCCTCATAGTTGTCACAGCAGTCGCCCTGGCACTAACCCTGGCGGTGAGGCTCGCAATGCCAGAGTCCGCCAGGTGGCTCCTCGAGAAGGGCATGAGGGACAGGGCCCTCAGGGAGGCCTCAAGGCTGGCGTCCCAGCCGGCCTCGAGCGTCTCAAGCGTCACCCCGACCGTGGGCCTCGGCGGCAGGTACGCCTTCCTAGTTGCGCTGGGCGTCTCCCAGTACCTCACCTTCGGGCTCATGGCGTACACCATAGCCTACTTCTACTACCACGGGGCCACGACATACTTCATAATGCTGGTGGCCTCCCTCGGGGCTGCCATAGCTGGCATACCCGCCGCCCTCCTGCCTGACATAATGGACACCAGGAACTTCACGCTGCTCGCCTACGGCGGCGGCCTGGCCTCGATGATACTCATAGCTGCCGCCTTCCTCGCAATGGGAAGTCACGGCTTCCTGGCCCTCTTCTACCCGCTGCTCTTCCTTAACATGGTGTTCAGCGAGCTGGCGTGGGCAGTCAGGACAGTCTACGAGCCGGTGCTGTTCCCAACCAGCATAAGGGCCACCATGATTGGCCTCGTGAGGGCAGTTCCCATAGTGGCCTACGACGTCTCCCTCTACGTGACCTCAGCCTGGGACGAGTGGCAGTTCATGGTGTTCAACCTGGGCTTCTGGGGCCTCGGCGCCGCCGCGGCGGTGGCGTGGAGACTCATCGGCTACGACACGAGGAGGGCGCTGCTGGAGAGCGCCTCCTCCCCAAGGCCAGGGACCAGGCCAGGCGCACTATAA
- a CDS encoding APC family permease, protein MSSQLRRGSMPFYAMVAAVVAGVLPIIGPIEVTAFISDAGPAAIWPVIIGYALFVLVSLPILEYTRIVPFTGGYYGLAELGFGRGAGKFTALGNYFFYNWWQAANAFFIGWLLVDTLYYVYHTMPPMWVWLLAGIATLAVTYAMAVQPARRLGNVLTAAVIAALIVVVAFTVAVIARSPYNSAYFLNPANSSGGLRGLMLATAIVGFFTFAGYGTALFYTEEGANPTRDAWRAIYIGLTISAVAIAIAAYSELVAVPRGELSNVISAPLPQIAAWSRYFPLAALAALNFVILLVSLIAFGAGGGSQARLLWAMARDNFIRSGWLKRLSRHDVPANAALLNFIVALATTLAVGLSLVKVYGYNTSTVAVAWYVMGTASSITWYFHHFVPEFGLFPYLRRHPELRFSAARKVISGLLFPVLGTALFVYTFYEGVISDLAEPYFAFVAASLSVMAGVAAYTAYKARAGQLGESVVTYMAAEAGRKTSG, encoded by the coding sequence ATGTCATCCCAGCTCCGAAGGGGCTCCATGCCCTTCTACGCCATGGTAGCAGCCGTGGTGGCGGGGGTCCTACCTATAATTGGCCCTATAGAGGTGACCGCCTTCATAAGCGACGCAGGGCCGGCGGCCATATGGCCCGTAATAATTGGCTACGCGCTCTTCGTGCTGGTATCACTCCCCATACTTGAGTACACTAGGATAGTGCCATTCACGGGCGGCTACTACGGCCTCGCCGAGCTCGGCTTCGGCCGCGGGGCTGGCAAGTTCACTGCCCTGGGCAACTACTTCTTCTACAACTGGTGGCAGGCCGCCAACGCGTTCTTCATAGGGTGGCTCCTGGTCGACACGCTGTACTACGTGTACCACACGATGCCGCCCATGTGGGTCTGGCTCCTCGCCGGCATCGCGACGCTGGCCGTGACTTACGCTATGGCCGTGCAGCCCGCCAGGAGGCTTGGCAACGTGCTCACGGCCGCCGTCATTGCTGCCCTTATCGTTGTGGTCGCGTTCACGGTGGCCGTAATAGCTAGGAGCCCCTACAACTCGGCTTACTTCCTCAACCCGGCAAACAGCAGCGGCGGGCTCAGGGGGCTCATGCTTGCGACCGCTATAGTTGGCTTCTTCACGTTCGCCGGCTACGGCACGGCGCTCTTCTACACAGAGGAGGGGGCAAACCCCACAAGGGACGCCTGGAGGGCCATATACATAGGCCTCACGATATCAGCCGTAGCTATCGCCATCGCGGCCTACTCTGAGCTCGTCGCGGTGCCCAGGGGCGAGCTGAGCAACGTTATCTCAGCCCCGCTGCCCCAGATAGCGGCGTGGTCAAGGTACTTCCCGCTGGCGGCCCTAGCGGCGCTTAACTTTGTCATACTTCTCGTCTCCCTCATCGCCTTCGGGGCCGGCGGCGGCTCCCAGGCGAGGCTGCTCTGGGCCATGGCTAGGGACAACTTCATAAGGAGCGGGTGGCTCAAGAGGCTGAGCAGACACGACGTCCCAGCCAACGCGGCGCTGCTGAACTTCATAGTGGCCCTGGCCACGACGCTGGCGGTGGGCCTATCGCTTGTCAAGGTGTACGGCTACAACACGAGCACCGTGGCCGTGGCGTGGTACGTCATGGGGACGGCATCGAGCATAACGTGGTACTTCCACCACTTCGTGCCGGAGTTCGGCCTCTTCCCCTACCTCAGGAGGCATCCGGAGCTGAGGTTCTCAGCCGCCCGCAAGGTCATCTCAGGCCTACTGTTCCCAGTGCTGGGCACCGCCCTGTTCGTCTACACGTTCTACGAGGGCGTCATAAGCGACCTAGCAGAACCCTACTTCGCCTTTGTCGCGGCGTCGCTCTCCGTAATGGCCGGGGTGGCAGCATACACCGCGTACAAGGCCAGGGCGGGCCAGCTGGGCGAGAGCGTCGTCACCTACATGGCTGCCGAGGCGGGCAGAAAGACCTCAGGCTAA
- a CDS encoding extracellular solute-binding protein encodes MNSLSRGALAAIVIIIVVVAVAGGLAYSMRRHVTTSSPTTSSITTATTTTQMTTTTSTSMTVSSPETLTVVTYTGKTGQGFMEFAAHLFEEEHPNVKVNVIAFPFTQYISNELTVLQSGQGQYDIVTYTPANTMEFVPYLVPLNSTYVNISDLFYPVQALGGTVGNVTYGVARGTSVMLLAYYANYFDNATLQQEFQQEYGFSLNPWTWNNWSQLADASQFFTSHHITKYGILLWDQTGDLDLYEAYALVFEWYYMHSPSLNCGNVMGLMPLYGDLFMGCIPSGWNHGFPPPAFNSTAGVEALEVQREIVSYMPPPTALLVSYDNVVPLLEQPNYAPGAFIFAAQLSYFTNMNNLTDIRLAPAPGGYALGGATFFGVSKYSAHKQLALEFISFIASPQVQAASFYNMTNFPISKQAYQLLLENSSIPSYEREWINATFYAAEHAYAAIPAVSISTTALEPALEKEVLGYLEGQITNASQALQQAAQAWVQDLESYSTSTSTTASAAAAPITQPLAPQAPWARQE; translated from the coding sequence GTGAACTCCCTGAGCAGGGGGGCCCTCGCGGCCATAGTGATAATCATAGTAGTTGTGGCCGTTGCAGGCGGCCTGGCCTACTCCATGAGGAGACATGTGACGACCTCAAGCCCTACAACGTCGTCTATAACCACCGCAACAACGACAACTCAGATGACAACCACGACCTCAACCTCTATGACCGTCAGCTCGCCAGAGACGTTGACGGTGGTCACCTACACTGGGAAGACGGGCCAGGGCTTCATGGAGTTCGCAGCTCACCTCTTCGAGGAGGAGCACCCTAACGTAAAGGTCAACGTGATAGCGTTCCCGTTCACGCAGTACATAAGCAACGAGCTCACGGTGCTTCAGTCTGGCCAGGGCCAGTACGACATAGTGACGTACACGCCTGCCAACACCATGGAGTTCGTGCCCTACCTCGTGCCCCTCAACAGCACCTACGTTAACATCTCAGACCTCTTCTACCCCGTCCAGGCCCTCGGTGGCACTGTAGGCAACGTGACCTACGGCGTGGCGAGGGGGACAAGCGTCATGCTGCTGGCCTACTACGCTAACTACTTCGACAACGCGACCCTTCAGCAGGAGTTCCAGCAGGAGTACGGCTTCAGCCTCAACCCGTGGACCTGGAACAACTGGAGTCAGCTGGCAGACGCGAGCCAGTTCTTCACCTCTCACCACATAACTAAGTACGGCATACTGCTCTGGGACCAGACCGGCGACCTCGACCTCTACGAGGCCTACGCCCTCGTCTTCGAGTGGTACTACATGCACAGCCCCTCCCTCAACTGCGGCAACGTCATGGGGTTGATGCCGCTCTACGGCGACCTCTTCATGGGCTGCATACCGAGCGGCTGGAACCACGGCTTCCCGCCGCCGGCCTTCAACAGCACCGCCGGGGTTGAGGCCCTCGAGGTGCAGAGGGAGATAGTAAGCTACATGCCGCCGCCCACGGCCCTTCTCGTGTCATATGACAACGTGGTGCCACTGCTTGAGCAGCCAAACTACGCCCCAGGCGCCTTCATTTTTGCCGCGCAGCTCTCCTACTTCACTAACATGAATAACCTGACTGATATCAGGCTGGCCCCGGCGCCCGGAGGCTATGCCCTTGGAGGCGCCACGTTCTTCGGCGTCAGCAAGTACTCCGCCCACAAGCAGCTCGCCCTCGAGTTCATTAGCTTCATAGCAAGCCCGCAGGTGCAGGCCGCCTCCTTCTACAACATGACCAACTTCCCAATATCCAAGCAGGCCTATCAGCTGCTCCTCGAGAACTCCTCGATTCCCTCCTATGAGAGGGAGTGGATAAACGCCACCTTCTACGCCGCTGAGCACGCCTACGCCGCCATACCGGCCGTGTCAATAAGCACCACGGCTCTCGAGCCAGCCCTGGAGAAGGAGGTGCTGGGCTACCTGGAGGGGCAGATAACCAACGCCTCCCAGGCCCTCCAGCAGGCCGCCCAGGCGTGGGTGCAGGACCTGGAGTCCTACTCCACAAGCACTTCTACAACGGCCTCCGCAGCCGCCGCCCCCATCACTCAGCCGCTGGCCCCGCAGGCCCCATGGGCGAGGCAGGAGTAG